A genomic window from Nicotiana sylvestris chromosome 11, ASM39365v2, whole genome shotgun sequence includes:
- the LOC138880703 gene encoding uncharacterized protein, with product MTATEHQQCKFTRLMEVIRQLDPRAYTWLMGHELHMWTLYADGGRRWGALTTNVSESFNGLLKSASGLLVTAMARMTFKQIAERFVERHRVASVLIDRGVQFMPILMRRFEKYKRRAHWHLFLQYDHDRGIFEVKTTIRGHCGNNLQTVNEASRLCSCGKWTIYHMPCTHALKCFQQVGLGATNYIDRQYSVAAYLDTYSGQLQPLGVEHYWPPEPFEMVCNKDYLRKLQVQKRTRIRNQMDVSDTVYACKCGIYSQTGHDRRKCPSGGVRGGGNPAPGASEKCASPVATTLSAP from the exons atgactgcaactgagcaccagcagtgcaaattcacgaggcTCATGGAAGTTATTCGGCAGCTagatccacgagcctatacttggttgatgggacatgagcttcacatgtggacattgtatgctgatggcggcagacgatggggagccttgactacaaatgtgtcggagtcattcaacggcttgttgaagtctgccAGTGGATTGCTTGTCACTGCCATGGCCcggatgacattcaaacagattgcagagaggtttgttgaaaggcatcgAGTTGCATCGGTATTAATAGACAGGGgcgttcaatttatgccaatactgatgagaagatttgagaagtacaagaggcgagcacattggcatttatttttacagtacgatcacgaccggggtatttttgaagttaagaccaCGATCCGCGGACACTGcgggaataatctacagacggtgaatgaagccagcaggttgtgttcatgtgggaaatggaccatctaccacatgccctGCACACATgccttgaagtgctttcaacaagttggtttaggggcgaccaactatattgataggcaatacagtgttgctgcatactTAGACACGTATAGTGGGCAGTTACAGCCATTGGGtgttgagcattattggccgccggaaccttttgaaatggtgtgtaacaaggactatttgcgcaagctgcaagtgcaaaagagaacgcgtatacggaaccaaatggatgttagtgacaccgtttatgcgtgTAAATGTGGCATATACTCGCAAACAGGGCatgaccgtcgtaaatgtccttcaggtggtgtgcgtggcggtggtaatccagctcctggtgcaa gtgaaaagtgtgcgtctccggtcgccaccacTCTATCAGCGCCGTGA